Proteins encoded within one genomic window of Pectobacterium araliae:
- the cydD gene encoding heme ABC transporter permease/ATP-binding protein CydD, with protein sequence MKKTRQQELTAWLKQQSKLAQRWLRLSLLLGFLSGALIVAQAWLLATLLHALIIEHTPRESQLSPFFLLIATFILRALNSLLRERVGFLCGQAVRQHIRKRVLDRLQQLGPAWVQGKPAGSWATMILEQVDDMQDYYARYLPQMYLAALVPLLILIAIFPLNWAAGLILFLTAPLIPLFMALVGMGAADANRRNFLALARLSGHFLDRLRGMETLRLFHRGQAETEQIRHASEDFRSRTMEVLRMAFLSSGVLEFFASISIAVVAVYFGFSYLGELDFGHYGMGVTLFAGFLVLILAPEFFQPLRDLGTFYHAKAQAIGAAESLVTFLAEEGESVGFGTDEFSSDTAIAIHAEDLVVLAPNGTPLTQPLTFNIRAGERIALVGISGAGKSSLLNVLLGFLPYRGSLTVNGKALNSLTSESWRKQLSWVGQNPHLPEQTLRGNILLGNPQASIVELQQAIERAYVQEFLPQLPQGLETSIGDGAARLSVGQAQRVAVARALIHPCNLLLLDEPSASLDAHSEELVMSALNAAARSQTTLLVTHQLNDITDYDAIWVMEEGRLVQRGNYQTLLAETGPFAALLAQRQGAL encoded by the coding sequence ATGAAAAAAACCAGACAGCAAGAACTGACCGCCTGGCTGAAACAGCAAAGCAAGCTGGCGCAACGTTGGTTACGGCTTTCACTGCTGCTCGGATTTCTGAGCGGCGCACTAATCGTGGCACAAGCCTGGCTCTTAGCCACCCTGTTGCATGCCTTGATCATCGAGCATACCCCCCGAGAATCCCAGCTCTCCCCCTTCTTTCTGCTGATCGCCACCTTTATTTTGCGTGCGCTTAACAGCCTGTTACGCGAGCGTGTCGGTTTTCTTTGCGGACAAGCGGTTCGACAGCACATTCGTAAGCGGGTACTGGATCGATTACAGCAGCTCGGCCCGGCCTGGGTTCAGGGTAAACCCGCGGGTAGTTGGGCAACAATGATTCTTGAGCAGGTGGATGATATGCAGGACTATTACGCCCGCTATCTGCCGCAAATGTATCTTGCCGCGCTGGTCCCGCTGCTTATCTTGATCGCGATCTTTCCACTCAACTGGGCCGCAGGACTGATTCTATTTCTCACCGCACCGCTTATTCCCTTGTTTATGGCGCTGGTCGGTATGGGTGCCGCGGATGCCAACCGGCGTAACTTTCTGGCGTTGGCTCGCCTAAGCGGACACTTCCTCGATCGCCTGCGCGGGATGGAGACACTCCGCCTGTTTCATCGCGGTCAGGCTGAAACCGAACAAATCCGCCATGCCTCAGAAGATTTCCGTAGCCGCACCATGGAAGTGCTGCGCATGGCATTTCTCTCCTCGGGCGTGCTGGAATTTTTCGCCTCCATTTCTATCGCGGTTGTCGCCGTCTATTTCGGTTTCTCTTATCTCGGAGAACTCGATTTTGGTCATTATGGAATGGGCGTCACGCTCTTCGCTGGTTTTCTCGTCCTAATTTTAGCACCGGAGTTCTTTCAACCTTTACGCGATCTAGGCACCTTCTACCATGCCAAAGCTCAAGCTATCGGTGCAGCGGAATCACTGGTGACTTTTTTAGCCGAGGAAGGCGAATCGGTAGGTTTTGGCACCGATGAATTCAGCAGCGATACCGCCATTGCCATCCACGCGGAAGACCTGGTTGTCCTCGCACCAAACGGCACGCCGTTAACCCAACCATTAACGTTCAATATCCGCGCAGGCGAACGTATCGCGTTAGTCGGTATCAGCGGAGCAGGAAAAAGTTCACTGCTTAATGTTCTGTTGGGGTTCCTGCCTTATCGTGGTTCATTAACCGTAAATGGCAAAGCTCTCAACTCGCTTACGTCTGAATCGTGGCGTAAGCAATTGAGCTGGGTTGGGCAAAATCCCCATTTACCGGAACAGACGCTGCGCGGCAATATTTTACTGGGTAATCCACAGGCCAGCATTGTGGAATTGCAGCAGGCGATTGAACGCGCGTACGTGCAAGAATTTTTACCACAACTGCCACAGGGGTTGGAAACGTCCATCGGTGATGGTGCTGCACGTTTATCCGTTGGGCAGGCACAGCGCGTCGCCGTTGCCCGTGCGCTTATCCACCCTTGCAACTTATTGCTGCTGGATGAACCATCAGCCAGCCTCGATGCCCACAGCGAGGAACTGGTTATGAGCGCACTGAACGCGGCAGCACGTTCTCAGACCACGCTGCTGGTCACGCACCAGCTCAACGATATCACCGATTATGATGCCATTTGGGTGATGGAAGAGGGTCGACTGGTTCAGCGGGGGAATTATCAAACACTTCTCGCCGAAACAGGCCCCTTCGCGGCACTGCTGGCACAACGACAGGGGGCGCTGTAA
- the infA gene encoding translation initiation factor IF-1 has protein sequence MAKEDNIEMQGTVLDTLPNTMFRVELENGHVVTAHISGKMRKNYIRILTGDKVTVELTPYDLSKGRIVFRSR, from the coding sequence ATGGCCAAAGAAGACAATATTGAAATGCAAGGCACCGTGCTTGATACGCTGCCCAACACCATGTTCCGCGTTGAATTGGAAAACGGGCACGTGGTTACCGCTCATATCTCCGGTAAAATGCGTAAAAACTATATCCGCATCCTGACGGGTGACAAAGTCACTGTAGAGTTAACCCCGTACGACCTGAGTAAAGGCCGCATTGTCTTCCGCAGCCGTTAA
- the cspD gene encoding cold shock-like protein CspD, translating to METGTVKWFNNAKGFGFICPEGGGDDIFAHYSTIQMDGYRTLKAGQVVRFDVHQGPKGNHACLIVPQIVEAVS from the coding sequence ATGGAGACAGGTACTGTTAAATGGTTCAATAATGCCAAAGGGTTTGGTTTTATCTGTCCAGAAGGGGGCGGTGACGATATCTTCGCACACTACTCAACGATTCAGATGGATGGCTACCGAACGCTAAAAGCCGGACAGGTTGTCAGGTTTGACGTACATCAAGGGCCGAAAGGCAATCATGCTTGCCTGATCGTCCCACAAATCGTCGAGGCCGTATCCTGA
- a CDS encoding VOC family protein: MFKPNSLIIYVEDVSLSTEFYKKILKSEPLETYEEFSVFPLSPEFILGIQSKSGIDPKPQAQFGGFEICLSDVTPNDVDTIYQEWKELGVKFALEPINLEFGYTFVAIDPDGHRLRVCATDTSNIS, from the coding sequence ATGTTTAAACCAAATAGCTTAATCATTTATGTTGAAGATGTTTCATTAAGCACTGAATTTTATAAAAAAATATTAAAATCAGAACCGTTAGAAACCTATGAAGAATTTTCTGTTTTTCCCCTCTCCCCCGAGTTTATTTTAGGCATTCAGTCTAAATCAGGAATTGATCCAAAACCTCAAGCCCAATTTGGTGGGTTTGAAATTTGCCTGTCCGATGTCACCCCAAATGATGTAGACACGATATATCAGGAATGGAAAGAATTAGGCGTAAAGTTTGCACTCGAACCAATAAATCTTGAGTTCGGTTATACCTTTGTTGCCATAGATCCTGATGGGCATCGATTGAGAGTCTGCGCGACGGATACAAGCAACATTTCCTAG
- the cydC gene encoding heme ABC transporter ATP-binding protein/permease CydC, translating into MAQIKTMRVLKPFLALYRQHIWRLSLGVVLAIATLLASIGLLALSGWFLAGAALAGIVGLLTFNYMLPAAGVRGAAIARTAGRYGERVVSHDATFRVLLRLRVFTFSRILPLSPGGLAQFRQAELLNRLVADVDTLDHLYLRVISPIVSAFVVILIVCYGLSFIDVTLALTLGAIMLVLLLCLPVLFYRAGNGIGQDLTALRAQYRLQLTTWLQGQAELTVFGALDRVRQQLALVEINWLRRQHQQANLTGLSQAVMILCSGLTVTLILWLAADGVGGNPQPGALIALFVFASLAAFEALAPVTVAFQHMGQVIASAARVDQIIHQPIDVTFPEHGPETSSTASLELSHVGFTYPGQPQPVLQNITLSIQPGEHLAWLGRTGCGKSTLLQLLTRAWNCEYGEITLNEHPLANWREDDLRAMMSVVPQRVHIFSATLRDNLLLAAPAARDEKLAEILQQVGLEKLLENEGLNAWLGEGGRQLSGGEQRRIALARALLHDAPLVLLDEPTEGLDAETEKRILQLLRQHCANKTLIVITHRLYGLESMDRICILDDGNVIEQGSHQALMAQQGRYWQFRQHV; encoded by the coding sequence ATGGCTCAGATAAAAACGATGCGAGTATTAAAACCCTTTCTGGCACTTTATCGTCAACACATTTGGCGCTTAAGTCTGGGTGTCGTGCTGGCAATCGCCACATTGCTGGCCAGCATCGGCTTACTCGCCCTATCCGGCTGGTTTCTCGCTGGAGCCGCACTGGCAGGGATTGTCGGGCTACTCACCTTTAATTATATGCTGCCTGCCGCAGGCGTGCGGGGCGCCGCTATCGCGCGTACCGCTGGACGTTATGGCGAAAGAGTCGTCAGCCACGATGCAACATTTCGTGTTCTGCTGCGTCTGCGCGTTTTCACCTTTTCTCGTATTCTGCCGCTCTCTCCCGGCGGGCTGGCACAGTTTCGTCAAGCTGAACTGCTAAACCGGCTCGTGGCAGATGTGGATACACTTGACCACCTCTACCTTCGCGTTATTTCGCCTATTGTCAGCGCCTTTGTCGTCATTCTCATCGTCTGTTACGGTCTGAGCTTCATTGATGTCACATTGGCTCTGACGCTTGGCGCTATCATGCTGGTGCTCTTGCTCTGTCTGCCTGTTCTGTTTTATCGCGCAGGTAACGGCATCGGGCAGGATTTAACCGCACTACGGGCACAATACCGCCTTCAGCTAACCACCTGGCTGCAAGGTCAGGCGGAGTTAACCGTTTTTGGCGCACTCGACCGCGTCCGACAACAGCTGGCACTGGTGGAAATTAACTGGCTACGTCGCCAACATCAGCAAGCCAATCTTACTGGTTTGTCTCAGGCGGTGATGATTTTATGCAGCGGGCTGACTGTTACGCTGATTCTGTGGCTGGCAGCCGATGGCGTTGGCGGTAACCCACAGCCCGGTGCGTTGATCGCCCTGTTCGTGTTTGCGTCGCTTGCCGCCTTCGAAGCGCTGGCTCCCGTCACGGTGGCCTTCCAGCATATGGGACAAGTGATTGCTTCCGCCGCCAGGGTCGATCAAATTATTCACCAGCCCATTGACGTTACGTTCCCTGAACATGGACCAGAGACATCGAGCACAGCCTCACTCGAACTCTCACATGTCGGTTTCACTTATCCCGGTCAGCCACAGCCCGTGTTGCAAAACATCACGCTCTCGATTCAACCGGGCGAACACCTGGCATGGCTTGGGCGCACCGGATGCGGAAAATCGACGCTATTACAATTGCTGACTCGCGCATGGAATTGTGAATACGGGGAGATTACGCTCAATGAACACCCGCTAGCCAATTGGCGGGAAGACGATCTCCGCGCCATGATGAGTGTCGTACCACAGCGCGTACATATTTTCAGCGCCACGCTGCGTGATAACCTGTTACTGGCAGCACCGGCTGCACGAGATGAAAAACTGGCCGAGATATTACAGCAGGTTGGGTTAGAAAAACTGCTAGAAAACGAGGGGCTGAATGCCTGGCTGGGAGAAGGCGGTCGTCAGCTTTCCGGTGGCGAACAGCGGCGTATCGCGTTGGCACGTGCCTTATTGCACGACGCACCGCTCGTTCTATTGGATGAACCTACTGAAGGGTTGGATGCAGAAACCGAAAAGCGTATTCTGCAACTGCTCCGCCAGCACTGTGCCAATAAGACGCTGATCGTCATCACCCACCGGTTATACGGTTTAGAATCAATGGATCGCATCTGTATTCTGGACGATGGTAACGTAATCGAACAGGGCAGCCATCAGGCTTTGATGGCACAACAAGGTCGTTATTGGCAATTTCGCCAACACGTTTAA
- the lrp gene encoding leucine-responsive transcriptional regulator Lrp, with translation MVDTKKRPGKDLDRIDRNILNELQKDGRISNVELSKRVGLSPTPCLERVRRLERQGFINGYTALLNPHYLDASLLVFVEITLNRGAPDVFEQFNSAVQKLEEIQECHLVSGDFDYLLKTRVPDMSAYRKLLGETLLRLPGVNDTRTYVVMEEVKQSNRLVIKTR, from the coding sequence ATGGTAGACACTAAAAAGCGACCAGGAAAAGATCTCGATCGTATTGATCGTAACATCCTGAACGAATTGCAAAAAGATGGGCGTATTTCCAATGTCGAGCTTTCCAAACGTGTTGGGCTGTCGCCAACACCTTGTCTGGAGCGTGTGCGACGTCTGGAAAGACAGGGGTTCATTAATGGCTACACAGCGCTGCTAAACCCGCATTATCTGGATGCGTCACTGCTGGTTTTTGTTGAAATAACGCTGAACCGCGGTGCACCTGATGTGTTTGAACAGTTTAATTCTGCGGTGCAGAAGTTGGAAGAGATTCAGGAATGCCACCTGGTTTCCGGCGATTTTGACTACCTATTGAAAACGCGCGTACCCGACATGTCCGCTTACCGTAAACTCCTGGGCGAAACGCTGCTGCGTTTGCCGGGTGTAAACGACACCCGTACTTACGTGGTGATGGAAGAAGTGAAACAAAGTAACCGTCTGGTCATTAAGACTCGATAA
- the clpS gene encoding ATP-dependent Clp protease adapter ClpS, translating to MGNNSTWSQSENLTADKQKEKLQPPSMYNVVLNNDDYTPMEFVIDVLQKFFSYDIERATQLMLTVHYQGKAICGVFSAEVAETKVVQVNRYARENEHPLLCTLEKA from the coding sequence ATGGGAAACAACAGCACGTGGTCACAATCTGAGAACCTGACCGCTGATAAACAGAAAGAAAAATTGCAGCCGCCATCCATGTATAACGTGGTGTTGAATAACGATGATTACACCCCGATGGAATTTGTTATTGACGTTCTGCAAAAGTTCTTTTCTTATGATATTGAACGTGCCACACAGCTTATGTTAACAGTGCATTATCAGGGTAAAGCAATTTGTGGCGTATTCAGCGCTGAAGTGGCTGAGACCAAGGTCGTACAAGTCAATCGTTATGCCAGAGAAAACGAGCACCCGCTGCTCTGTACGCTGGAAAAAGCCTGA
- the trxB gene encoding thioredoxin-disulfide reductase — MGTVKHHKLLILGSGPAGYTAAVYAARANLQPVLITGMEKGGQLTTTTEVENWPGDADNLTGPLLMERMHAHATKFNTDVIFDHIERVDLQNRPFRLFGDSDEYTCDALIIATGASARYLGLPSEEAFKGKGVSACATCDGFFYRNQKVAVVGGGNTAVEEALYLSNIAAEVHLIHRRETFRSEKILIDRLMDKVKNGNIILHTNRTLDEVLGDDMGVTGVRIRDTQSNAAEELELAGVFIAIGHSPNTVVFGDQLALENGYIKVQSGIHGNATQTSIPGVFAAGDVMDHIYRQAITSAGTGCMAALDAERYLDGLTITK; from the coding sequence ATGGGTACCGTTAAACATCACAAGTTATTGATTCTGGGCTCAGGCCCCGCTGGCTACACTGCCGCAGTGTATGCTGCACGCGCGAATTTACAGCCAGTATTAATCACGGGTATGGAAAAAGGCGGTCAGTTGACGACCACGACCGAAGTAGAAAATTGGCCGGGCGATGCCGACAATTTAACTGGCCCGTTGTTAATGGAACGTATGCATGCACATGCGACCAAGTTCAATACCGACGTGATTTTTGATCATATTGAACGTGTTGATTTGCAGAACCGTCCATTCCGTTTATTCGGCGATAGCGACGAATACACCTGTGATGCGCTGATCATCGCTACGGGTGCATCAGCTCGCTACCTTGGCCTGCCATCTGAAGAAGCGTTTAAAGGCAAAGGCGTATCCGCCTGCGCAACCTGTGACGGATTCTTTTATCGGAATCAGAAAGTTGCCGTCGTTGGCGGCGGGAATACTGCTGTAGAAGAAGCGCTGTATTTGTCTAACATCGCAGCGGAAGTACATTTGATTCACCGCCGCGAGACGTTCCGTTCAGAAAAGATTCTGATCGACCGTCTGATGGACAAAGTTAAAAACGGTAACATCATCCTGCATACCAACCGTACGCTGGACGAAGTGCTGGGCGATGATATGGGCGTAACCGGTGTGCGTATCCGCGATACACAAAGCAATGCCGCAGAAGAACTGGAACTGGCAGGCGTGTTTATCGCTATCGGGCATAGCCCAAATACCGTCGTGTTTGGCGACCAATTAGCACTGGAAAACGGTTATATCAAAGTGCAATCAGGTATTCATGGCAATGCGACACAAACCAGCATTCCTGGCGTCTTTGCCGCAGGCGACGTGATGGACCATATTTACCGTCAGGCCATTACCTCTGCCGGTACAGGCTGTATGGCTGCACTGGATGCTGAACGTTACCTGGATGGGCTGACCATCACCAAGTAG
- the aat gene encoding leucyl/phenylalanyl-tRNA--protein transferase, which produces MHLYQLSSHSLQFPDPNHALDDPNGLLAVGGDLSVPRLKAAYRQGIFPWFSPGEPILWWSPNPRAVLFPGEFHLSRSMKKFLKRHTFIATLNQAFDDVIHACAHEHHDGTWITPDIISAYRQLHQVGKAHSVEVWHNGALIGGLYGIEQGRLFCGESMFSRTDNASKYALLVFQQHFIRHGGQLIDCQVLNSHTASLGVCEIPRDRFLQQLSQWQDIAVDENCWLPQQLAEPAW; this is translated from the coding sequence ATGCACCTCTATCAGCTATCGTCTCACTCGCTTCAGTTTCCTGATCCGAACCATGCGCTGGATGACCCCAATGGCCTGCTGGCCGTTGGCGGCGATCTCTCTGTTCCCCGGCTAAAAGCGGCCTACCGCCAGGGAATTTTTCCCTGGTTCTCCCCCGGTGAACCGATCTTATGGTGGTCTCCGAATCCGCGTGCGGTTCTGTTTCCCGGCGAGTTTCACCTCAGCCGCAGCATGAAAAAATTTCTGAAGCGCCACACTTTTATCGCCACGCTCAATCAGGCATTTGATGATGTCATTCACGCTTGTGCACACGAACACCACGATGGCACCTGGATTACGCCGGATATCATTTCGGCTTATCGCCAGCTTCATCAGGTAGGGAAAGCACATTCCGTCGAAGTGTGGCATAATGGCGCACTGATTGGTGGGTTATACGGTATTGAACAAGGGCGATTATTTTGCGGCGAATCAATGTTTAGCCGCACGGATAACGCCTCAAAATACGCACTGTTAGTGTTTCAGCAGCATTTTATTCGCCATGGCGGTCAGTTGATTGACTGTCAGGTGTTAAATTCCCACACCGCCTCACTGGGCGTGTGTGAAATTCCCCGAGATCGCTTTCTACAGCAGCTGTCCCAGTGGCAGGATATCGCTGTCGATGAGAATTGTTGGTTACCACAACAGCTTGCAGAACCGGCGTGGTGA
- the clpA gene encoding ATP-dependent Clp protease ATP-binding subunit ClpA yields the protein MLNQELELSLNMAFARAREHRHEFMTVEHLLLALLSNPAAREALEACTVDLAALRQELEAFIEQTTPTLPQSDDGRETQPTLSFQRVLQRAVFHVQSSGRSEVSGANVLVAIFSEQESQAAYLLRKHDVSRLDIVNFISHGTRKEETDQAPNPESPVNEEQAGGEDRMENFTTNLNQLARVGGIDPLIGRDKELERTIQVLCRRRKNNPLLVGESGVGKTAIAEGLAWRIVQGDVPEVMAECTLYSLDIGALLAGTKYRGDFEKRFKALLKQLEQDKNSILFIDEIHTIIGAGAASGGQVDAANLIKPLLSSGRIRVIGSTTYQEFSNIFEKDRALARRFQKIDITEPSVEETIQIINGLKPKYEAHHDVRYTSKAVRAAVELAVKYINDRHLPDKAIDVIDEAGARSRLMPASKRKKTVNVSDIESVVARIARIPEKTVSASDRDVLKNLSDRLKMLVFGQDKAIEALSESIKMSRAGLGQERKPVGSFLFAGPTGVGKTEVTLQLAKALDIELLRFDMSEYMERHTVSRLIGAPPGYVGYDQGGLLTDAVIKHPHAVLLLDEIEKAHPDVFNLLLQVMDNGTLTDNNGRKADFRNVIVVMTTNAGVRETQRKSIGIIHQDNSTDAMEEIKKVFTPEFRNRLDGIIWFNHLSTDVIQQVVDKFIVELQAQLDAKGVSLEVSDEARDWLAEKGYDKAMGARPMARVMQESLKKPLANELLFGSLVDGGSVTVELDKETQQLTYGFVSAQKRKAESVN from the coding sequence ATGCTCAATCAAGAACTGGAACTCAGTCTCAACATGGCTTTCGCCAGAGCGCGTGAGCACCGACACGAGTTTATGACCGTGGAGCACCTGTTGCTGGCTCTGCTCAGTAATCCGGCCGCGCGTGAAGCGTTGGAGGCCTGTACGGTAGATTTAGCCGCACTGCGCCAGGAACTGGAAGCCTTCATTGAACAGACCACACCAACATTACCGCAGAGTGACGATGGGCGTGAAACTCAGCCGACGCTCAGCTTCCAGCGCGTATTGCAACGCGCCGTCTTTCATGTGCAGTCTTCTGGCCGCAGTGAGGTTTCTGGTGCTAATGTTCTGGTCGCCATTTTTAGCGAACAGGAATCTCAGGCTGCCTACCTGCTGCGCAAGCATGACGTTAGCCGCCTGGATATTGTGAACTTTATTTCTCACGGTACGCGTAAAGAAGAAACCGATCAGGCGCCAAACCCTGAAAGTCCCGTCAATGAAGAACAGGCAGGAGGGGAAGACCGTATGGAAAACTTCACCACCAATCTGAATCAACTGGCTCGCGTTGGCGGTATCGATCCGCTCATTGGCAGGGATAAAGAACTGGAGCGCACGATTCAGGTATTATGCCGCCGTCGTAAAAATAACCCGCTGTTAGTCGGCGAATCCGGCGTGGGGAAAACGGCGATTGCTGAAGGGTTAGCCTGGCGTATTGTGCAGGGTGATGTACCGGAAGTGATGGCAGAGTGCACCCTGTATTCACTGGACATTGGTGCGTTGTTGGCAGGCACTAAATACCGTGGTGACTTTGAAAAACGCTTCAAGGCACTGTTGAAGCAGTTGGAGCAGGATAAGAACAGCATTCTGTTTATTGATGAAATCCACACGATTATCGGTGCGGGTGCTGCGTCCGGTGGTCAGGTTGATGCCGCTAATCTGATTAAGCCGCTGCTTTCCAGCGGTAGGATTCGCGTCATCGGTTCCACTACTTATCAGGAGTTCAGCAATATCTTTGAAAAGGATCGGGCGCTGGCGCGTCGTTTCCAAAAAATTGATATCACTGAACCCAGCGTGGAAGAAACCATACAAATCATCAATGGCCTGAAGCCGAAGTATGAAGCTCACCATGATGTTCGCTATACCTCAAAAGCCGTTCGTGCTGCGGTAGAACTGGCGGTGAAATATATCAATGACCGCCATTTGCCGGATAAAGCCATCGATGTGATTGATGAAGCTGGCGCGCGCAGCCGTCTGATGCCGGCAAGCAAACGTAAGAAAACGGTCAACGTGAGTGATATCGAATCCGTTGTCGCCCGTATCGCCCGCATTCCAGAAAAAACGGTTTCTGCCAGCGATCGTGATGTGCTGAAAAACCTCAGCGACCGCCTGAAAATGCTGGTGTTTGGGCAGGATAAAGCGATTGAAGCGCTGTCTGAATCTATCAAGATGAGTCGTGCAGGGCTGGGCCAGGAGCGTAAGCCGGTCGGTTCCTTCCTGTTCGCTGGCCCTACTGGTGTCGGTAAGACGGAAGTGACGCTGCAATTGGCGAAGGCGCTGGATATCGAGCTACTGCGCTTTGATATGTCCGAATACATGGAGCGCCATACGGTCAGCCGCTTGATTGGTGCGCCTCCAGGCTATGTCGGCTACGATCAGGGCGGTTTGCTGACGGATGCGGTAATCAAACATCCTCATGCGGTGCTGTTGTTGGATGAAATCGAAAAAGCGCATCCTGACGTCTTTAACCTGCTGCTACAGGTGATGGATAACGGTACGCTGACGGACAATAATGGTCGTAAAGCGGATTTCCGTAATGTCATTGTTGTTATGACCACCAACGCGGGCGTGCGGGAAACACAGCGTAAATCCATCGGCATCATCCATCAGGACAACAGTACTGACGCGATGGAAGAAATTAAGAAGGTGTTTACGCCGGAGTTCCGTAACCGTCTGGACGGCATTATCTGGTTCAACCATCTGTCGACCGATGTCATTCAGCAGGTTGTCGATAAGTTTATCGTAGAACTTCAGGCGCAGCTGGATGCGAAAGGCGTGTCGCTGGAAGTGAGCGATGAAGCGCGCGACTGGCTGGCAGAGAAAGGCTATGACAAAGCAATGGGTGCCCGACCAATGGCACGCGTGATGCAGGAAAGCCTCAAGAAACCGCTGGCCAACGAGCTGCTGTTTGGTTCGCTGGTGGACGGGGGCTCTGTGACGGTGGAACTGGATAAAGAAACGCAACAGCTGACGTATGGCTTCGTGAGTGCGCAGAAGCGAAAAGCGGAAAGCGTTAATTAA